The DNA sequence CCTGAAGAAAACCCTGATCAAGACCCTGGACGAGCTGGAGGCCGTGCCCGCGGAGGAGCGCATCAGCCAGCGCATCGACAAGTTCTCGGCCATGGGCGTCGTGGTAGAATAACGCGGGCGGCCGACTGGCTGCCTCAGTCGTACAAAGCGTCATGCCGGGTTCCGCGGAACCCGGCATGACGCTTTTTTTATTCCTTGCTACCTTTCCCGCCCAATCCGGAACCCACCCAACCTTCCTTGTTCTATGACTGTTCATACCCTTAATACCGGCCTGTTTAAGCTCGATGGGGGCGCCATGTTCGGCGTCGTGCCCAAGTCGATGTGGCAGAAGCTGAACCCGCCGGACGCCAACAACATGTGTACCTGGGCCATGCGCTGCCTGCTGGTAGAGGATGGCAACCGCCTGCTGCTGGTCGACAACGGCATTGGCGACAAGCAGGACGAGAAGTTTCGGGGCCACTTCTACCTGCACGGTGACGCTTCGCTAGAAGCCTCGCTGCGGCAGAAGGGCTTCACCTCGGCCGACATTACCGACGTGTTTCTGACCCACCTGCACTTCGACCACTGCGGCGGCTCGGTGGTGCGCACGGCCGGCGGGCAGTTGGAGCTGGCTTTCCCGAATGCCACTTACTGGAGCAACGAAGCCCACTGGGACTGGGCCGTGACGCCCAATCCGCGCGAAAAGGCCAGCTTTCTGAAGGAAAACATCCTGCCGATTCAGGAGAGTGGGCACCTGCGCTTCGTGGGGCCTGGCGGCGTGCCGGCCGAACTCTCGCAGTTCCGGGAAATCATCTTCGCCGACGGGCACACTGAGAAAATGATGGTGCCGGTGCTGAACTACAAGGGCCGCAAGCTGGCGTTTATGGCCGATTTGCTGCCCTCGGTGGGCCACATTCCCTTGCCCTACGTGATGAGCTACGACATGCGCCCGCTAATTACGATGACGGAAAAAGAAGCCGTGCTGCGCCGGGCCGCCGACGAAAACTGGGTGCTGGTGCTCGAGCACGACCCCGCGGTGCCCTGCTGCACGGTGCAGCACACCGAAAAAGGCGTGCGCGTGGCCGAAACCTTCCGCCTCGAAGACCTTTAACCAGCCCCTCGTCGTATGCGCAAGCTCGGATTAGCCTTGTCGGGAGGGGCGGCGCGCGGTATTGCCCATTTGGGGGTGCTGCAGGCCCTGGATGAGCTGCGGCTGCCCATCGGCCACATTGCCGGGGTCAGCTCCGGGGCCATTGCGGGGGCCTTCTACGCGGCTGGCTTCGCGCCCCGGGAAATCTTCCGCCTGCTGACCGACACTCGGTTTGTGCGGCTGCTGCGGCCGTCATTCCGCCTGGGCCTGGTGCGCCTCGACCTAGTGGAAAAGCTCTACCAGCACTATTTGGGTAATGAGCCGACGTTCGAGGCGCTGCACACGCCCCTGACGCTGGTGGCTACCGACCTGGCCGCGGGGCAGACCGTGTACTTTCAGCAGGGGCCCTTGCTGCCGCCTT is a window from the Hymenobacter aquaticus genome containing:
- a CDS encoding MBL fold metallo-hydrolase produces the protein MTVHTLNTGLFKLDGGAMFGVVPKSMWQKLNPPDANNMCTWAMRCLLVEDGNRLLLVDNGIGDKQDEKFRGHFYLHGDASLEASLRQKGFTSADITDVFLTHLHFDHCGGSVVRTAGGQLELAFPNATYWSNEAHWDWAVTPNPREKASFLKENILPIQESGHLRFVGPGGVPAELSQFREIIFADGHTEKMMVPVLNYKGRKLAFMADLLPSVGHIPLPYVMSYDMRPLITMTEKEAVLRRAADENWVLVLEHDPAVPCCTVQHTEKGVRVAETFRLEDL